In Candidatus Desulfofervidus auxilii, the following proteins share a genomic window:
- a CDS encoding single-stranded DNA-binding protein, with product MIDIKNNLKGHNMKTVNLIGNVTKVPHFIAGKENKKAVAYLTVANNDVKDKTVFVEVTVFGREAEYVNQNINTGARVAIEGKLSQREKTTKNGDTYKELYVSCNRLTNLSKNGEA from the coding sequence ATGATAGATATAAAAAACAATCTTAAAGGACACAACATGAAAACAGTAAATCTAATCGGAAACGTAACAAAAGTACCACATTTTATAGCTGGCAAAGAGAATAAAAAAGCAGTAGCATATCTCACAGTAGCTAACAATGATGTAAAAGATAAAACCGTATTTGTTGAGGTGACAGTATTTGGAAGAGAAGCCGAATATGTAAATCAAAACATTAATACAGGTGCAAGAGTTGCCATAGAGGGGAAACTATCCCAAAGAGAGAAAACAACCAAAAATGGTGACACATACAAAGAGCTATATGTATCATGTAATAGACTTACAAACCTCTCTAAAAATGGGGAGGCTTAA